From Pseudomonas sp. AN-1:
TCGAGGCGCTCTACGTGCGCCTGCCGCGCGAAAAGCGCTGAGGGCGGTGCTGCCGCATATTTCACGGTGCCGTAGGGTATGCAGGCGATGATCCAGGTGCGGGGGGCATGACCGACCTTCGCTGCTATGTTGTTGGCACATTTTTTAAGGTGCTTTATTGCGCGTAGAATGCCGCCCCTTTCCATTGCCAGGGACTTGGAGGCTTCGCGCATGTCCGTTGCACCTTTATTTCGTGTGGATCTGCGCCGGTTGATCCTGCTGCTGGCAATCCTCAGCGCGCTGGTGACTCTGACCAATAGTTTGTATGCCAGCTACCGCGTGCAGCGCCAGATGCTGATCGACAACACGCTGGAAAGTAACCACGCCTATGCGGCCAAGCTGGCCGGCAGCGTCGGCGACTTCCTCGACTCTGCCCAGCAGCAACTGGCCTACAGCGCCGAGCTGCTGGCCACGCGCTACGACGATGCGGCCTACCTGGATGCCGAGGCCCAGAGGCTGCGCCTGCAGACCGACAGCTTCAACTCTGTAGCGTTCGTCGATGCCACGGGGCGGGTGCTGGCCACCTCGCCCGATACCTTGCAGATCCTCGGGCGCCAGCTGGATACGCCCGGCGCCGTCGAGGCGCTGCGCGAGCGCCGGCCGCTGGTCAGCGCGCCCTACCTGTCGCTACGTGGCAACCTGCTGGTGTTCATTTCCCATCCGGTGCGCGATCCTGCCGGCCGCTACCTGGGTTACATCGGCGGCACCATTTACCTCAAGCAGACCAGCATCCTCAACCGGCTGATCGGCGAGCACTACCATCGCGACGGCTCCTACCTGTACGTGGTCGATGCCAACCGGCGCCTGCTCTACCACCCGCAGCCCGAGCGAGTCGGCACCCAGGTGGGCGACAACCCGGTGATCGATGCGGTGATCGCCGGTGGGGAGGGGAACATGCGCGTGTATAACAGCCAGGGCATCGATGTGCTGGCCGGCTATGCCGGCGTACCGCAGGCGGGCTGGGGCATCGTCGCCCAGCGCCCGACCGCGGCGACCCTGGCCGGGCTCGATGGCCTGATGCTCGGCGTACTGCGCAATATCCTGCCGCTGGCGCTGCTGACCGCACTGTGCATCTGGTGGTTCGCCCGGCTGATCTCGCGGCCCTTGTGGCAACTGGCCGATAGCGCCCGAGACATGGATCGACCTGGCACCGCCGCGCGCATCGAGGGGGTGCGCTCCTGGTATTTCGAATCATCCGAACTCAAGCGCGCCATGCTGGTCGGCATCGGCCTGCTGCACGGCACTATCGGCCGGCTGCGCCGCGATGTGCAGACCGATCCGCTGACCGGGCTGCACAACCGCCGCGGGCTGGAACTGGCCGTCGCGCTGTGGCGCGGCGAGCAGCGCCCCTTCGCTGTGGTGGCGCTGGATATCGATCACTTCAAGCGGGTCAACGACAACCACGGCCACGATGTCGGCGACCGCGTGCTGCAGGAGCTGGCACGCCTGATGGGCGAGTCTTCCCGCGAGAGCGACGTGCTGTGCCGGGTCGGCGGCGAGGAGTTCCTGATGCTGCTACCCAACGCCAGCGTCGAGGTGGCCACGCAGGTGGCCGAGCGCCTGCGTGCCTTGGTCGAGCAAACGCTGATCGAACCGGTCGGCCGGATCACCATCTCTCTCGGCGTTGCGCACTGGCCGCAGGACGGCAGCGGCATCGATCAGGTGCTCAAGTGCGCCGACGAAATGCTCTACCGCGCCAAGCAGCAGGGTCGCAACCGGGTCGAGACGGCCGGCGCGCGGCAGTCGTCCACCACGCAGGCCTGAAGGCGCCTCACTCGCCCAGCACCACGCCCTCGCGGCGTGGATCGGCGCCGCCGAACCAGCCGCGGGCATTGCGCTGGATGGCCTGCAGGCCGCTGGGCAGCTCGCCTTCGCTGACCTGGTGGCCCCTGGCGCGCAGGGCGTCGAGGGTGGCCGGGGGGAAACGCCCGGCCTCCAGCACGGTCGGGCCGTTGAAGTTGGTGAAGTTGGGCAGGTCGATGGCGCGCTGGGCGTCCAGCCGCCACTGGTAGAGGCCGAGCAGGGTCTTGGCATTGAAGTGGATGATCCCCGCGCCACCAGGTGCGCCCAGGCTGGCCAGCAGTCGGCCGCCTTTCGCGTCGAACACCAGGGTCGGGCTCATGCTCGAGCGCGGGCGCTTGCCCGGCTCGACGCGGTTGGCCACCGGCCGGCCTTCGCCGTCGCGCGGGGCCAGGGCGAAGTCGGTGAGCTGGTTGTTGAGCAGGAAGCCGCCGGGCAGGCCGCTGCCGCCGTCGCTGAGCAGGCGGGCGCCGAAGGCCTGTTCGATGCTGCTGGTCATCGCCAGCGCGTTGCCGCGGGCGTCGACGATGCTGATGTGGCTGGTGCCGTACTCCTCCTGATCCGCCTGCGGCGCCCAGGCCAGCGGCGCGCCGCCGGGCACGCCGTGGCTGGCGCTGGCCATGCTGCGCTCGCCGATCAGGCTGGCGCGCTGCTTGAGGTAGGCGGGGGCCAGCAGGCTGCGCCAGTCGCCGGCCGGCGGCTGCACGAAGGCGGGGTCGGCGAGGTACTGGGCGCGGTCGGCGAAGGCCAGCTTGGCCGCCTCGCTGTAGCGGTGCAGGAATTCGGCCGAGGGGCGGCCGTCTTCCAGCGGCGGAACAGGCTTCGGCAACTGTTCGAGCAGGCCGAGGATCTGCATCTGGGTGATCAGCCCGGAGGAGGGCGGCGGAAAGCCGCACACCCGGTACTGCGCCAGCCACAGCTGGCACAGCGCCTCGCGGCGCAGCGGCCGGTAGGCCTGCAGGTCGGCCAGTTGCAGGCGGCCGGGGTTGCCGGGATGCTGGCGCACCCGCCGGACGATGTCGCGGGCGACCGCCCCCTGGTAGAAGGCCGCGCTGCCGTCGCGGGCGATGTCGCGCAGCACCGCGGCCAGTGCCGGATTGCGCAGGACGTGACCGACCGGCAGCGGCGAGCCGTCGGCCCGGTAGTAGAAGGCAGCCGCGGCCGGATCGCGGCGCAGGTGCGCGTCGGCGGCGAGCAACTGGTGCAGGCGCGGGCTGACCGCGAAGCCCTGCTCGGCCAGCTCGATGGCCGGCGCGAACAGCGTTGCCCAGGGCAGGCGGCCATGGGCGCGGTGCGCCGCCTCGAGCATCTTCAGTACGCCGGGCACGCCCACCGCGCGGCCGCCGACCACCGCCTCCATGAAGGCCATCGGCCGGCCCCCGGCAGTCAGGAACAGTGCCTCGTCGGCGGCCTGCGGGGCGGTCTCGCGGCCGTCCCAGGCGTCCAGCCGCTGGCCGTCCCAGTGCAGCAGGAAGGCGCCGCCGCCCAGGCCGCTGGACTGCGGCTCGACCAGGCCGAGCACCATCTGCACGGCGATCGCGGCGTCCAGCGCACTGCCACCGGCGGCGAGGATCTGCCGGCCGGCCTCGGCAGCCAGCGGGTTGGCGGCGGCCACCGCCTGGCGCTGCAGCTGCCAGCCCGGCTTGGCCTGCCAGCCGCTGGCCGCCTCCGGCTGGGACGGGCGGGGCAAGGGTTCGGGGCTCGGCTGGTGGGTGCAGGCTGCGACGAGCAGGCCGAGGCTCAGGCCGAGCGCACGGCGCAGCCCGGGAAGGCTGGGGATCACGGAGGCTTCCTTATCGGTGGTTCTGCAGGGCGTGCAGGCGCGGTTCGACGCTGGCCTCTCGCTCCGGTGCGTGGCAGGCGGTGGCCTCGGCCAGCAGGTAGGGCTGCAGCAGCGGCAGCATGCCCTTGAGGGCCTGCACCGGCAGCGCCGAGGTGAAGCGGAAGCGCGCGGACTTCTCGCCGGCGACATAGGCGGTGAGGGTACCGAAGTGGCGCGGGCCGAGGAAGAACACGAAGGTGGCGGTGCGGTTGCGTGCCGTCGAACTGGTCACCCAGCCGCTGCGCGTCACCGTCTCGATGCGGTTGTCGCCGGTGCCGGTCTTGCCGCCGACCACCATCGGCTGGCCATCCTGCTGTTGCAGCACGCCCTTGAGCCGGCGAGCGGTGCCGTTCTCCACCACGTCGGCGAGTGCGCTGCGCAGGGCGGCGGCCACTTCCGGACGCATCACCCGTTCGCCGCTGGTCTGCTGGCGCTCCAGGCGGGTCTCGTAGGGCGTGGCGATGGCGAAGTCGAGGTTGTCGATGCGCACGGTCGGCAGGCGCATGCCGTCGTTCTGGATGATGCCCATCAGTTCGGCCAGCGCCGCCGGGCGGTCGCCCGAGCTGCCCAGCGCGCTGGCCAGCGACGGCACCATGTGGTCGAACGGGAAGCCGAGCCTGGCCCAGCGCTGGTGCAGGTCGGTGAATGCCTCGACCTCGATCATGGTGCGCATGCGGCTGTCGCGGGCGCTGCGGTGGCGGCTCTTGAACAGCCAGCCATAGACCTCCTGGCGCTCGTCGCGGCTGGCGGCGACCACCTCGTCGAACTTGGCCTGCGGGTTCTGCATGCGATAGCTGATCAGCCACAGCTCCAGCGGGTGCACCCGGGCGATGTAGCCCTGGTCCGGCAGGTTGAAGGCGTCCGGACCGTAGCGGTAGTACTGTTCCTCGAGCTTCTTCGGCGGCGGCATCTGCTTGCCGAGGTGGGTCTTCATCACCTGGCGGAACTCCTCCAGGCTGGCATCGGGGTAGAGGTAGCGGTGGATCGCGGCCAGGCGCGACGGGTACAGGCTGAGCCCCTCGATCAGGGTGTCGAACATCTCCTGGGGCGCCTTGTCGCGATACTTGCGCCAGAAGCGCAGCAGGAACACCGTGCCCTCCTTGTCGGCGAAGCGGGTCAGGTATTCCTGGCGCGGCGGGTACTGGTCGTCGGTGAGCATCTGCACGCTGTTGGGCATCTGGTAGGTGCTGTAGCGCACCACGTCGCGCAGGATGCGCACGAACGGCAGGTTGAGCGACTCGCGCAGCGATTCGCGCACCGTGGCCATGCGGCCGTTGTCCTCGCGGCGGAAGTTGCTGAACACATGGGCGCCGCCGCCGGTGAAGAAGGTCTCGCCGGGGCTGGCCGAGTACTTGCGATCCAGTGCGGCGTCGAGCATCTGCGTCAGGCTGGCCTGCGGATTGGCCCGCAGCCAGTCCAGCGCCCAGAGGCTGAGGTTGTCGCGCTCGTTGGCTTCCTGGTACAGCCGGCGCAGCTCGGCGGGCGTCTTGCCGGAATTTTTCTGGTGCAGTTCGGCGACCATCTCCAGGTAGGTGGCGAGCACCCGCAGCTTGGCGGTGGAGCCCAGCTCCAGCTTGCTGCCCTCGTTGATGTCGAACGGCTGGCCGGTGGTGTCGGTCTGCACGCGCACGCGGTTGCCGTTGGCGCCGCGCTCGAACAGGGTGAAGCTGTAGCGCACGTCGGCGGTCAGTTCGGGGCTGAGCAGGCGCTCGCCGAACAGTCCGACCTGCTCGGCGACGGCCGGGTCGGCGAGTTTCTCGAGGTAGTCGCTGACCGCCTGCTGCAGCGGCTGATTCAGCGTGGCGTCGACCGACAGGTCGAGGCGGTCGAGGTCGTACAGCGGCAGGCCGAGGCTGCGCACCAGGCGGGTGCGGATGGCGTTGATGCCCTTGTCGGAGGCCACCGGCGGCAGCGCCGGGTCGGTGGCCGGATTGCGGAAGCTCAGCTGCTGGCCCAGCGCGGCATCGCGCAGCGCCGGGGTGATCACCCCGGCGCCGGCCAGCACGCGCAGATGGCTGTCGGTCAGCTCGGCCAGTTCGGCGCGGCCGTCGGTGAGGTACCAGGACGGCCGGCGCTGGGCGATCATCAGGGCCAGCACCTGGCGCAGGGCCAGGCCCTGTTCGGCGAGGGTGACGTCCTCGCCGCCGGCCAGCGCGCGGTTGGCCTGGGCGAAGTCGGCGCCGAACCATACCCACAGCCCGTCGCCCAGCCCGTGCACCTCGCCGTAGCCGGCGGCGGCCGACAGCGGCACGCTGTTGATGTAGTCGTGGACGATCTGCCGGCGCAGCGGCAGGGTCGAGCTGCCGTCGCGGTAGGCGCGGATGCTCGCCGAGAGCATCTGGCGCAGTTTCTCCGGCGCGTTGGGCGTGCGCCCCTCCGGCGAGTGGCGGAACTTCTCGATCTGCGTGGCCAGGGTGCTGCCGCCGGCGCTGTCGGTGTCGGCGTGCAGCCGGCTGGCCAGCTGGGTCCAGGCCGCCATGGCGAAGCGCGGCCAGTCCACCGCCGGGTTCTGCTGCGGCTGGTCGGTATCGAGCAGGTGGCGGTTCTCGATGAACAGCAGGCTGGCCACCGCCAGCGGCGGGATGTCGCGGAAGCGGTCATAGTGGCGCTGCGGGTGGCGGAAGCCGAACATCGGCTGGCCGCGGCAGTCGGTGATGTCCAGCCCGGCGTGGGTCTTCTCGCGGTAGGGCGGGTACAGGCCGCGGTCGGTGTAGTCCAGCAGCGCCGGCGAGAAGCGTGCCTGGCGCTCCACCACGAAGCCCTGGGCGCTCAGGCGGCGGATGAACTCGGGCAGGCCGACGTAGCCCAGGCGCTGGTCGAAGGGGCCTTGCGAGGGAAAGCGGATGGCGTCGCTGGGGCCGGGCTCGACCTGATACTTGAGTCGCGCCGACCAGTCGCCGAGCAGGCGCGCCTGCCATTCGGAGGTGCGCGCCTCGCGCGCCGCCAGCCAGCCGATACCCACAGCCGCGGCCAGCAGCAGCACGGAAAAGCCTGCGCGTACGCGCCAGATGCGGCGTCTGCTCGCCGCCGGGGCCCGGTAACGCTGAGGCGACGCCACCGCGTCTGCAACTTCAGCAACTGCGGATGAGGACTGCTCGGGGGCACCCATGGCGGTACTGTCCGTGAAGAGGTTATATCGCGTACGAGCAAAAGCTTAGTCGCATTCGCCACCATGCGCCTGCGAGGTGCGGCACAGCACGCTATGATGCCGGCCTTCTGGCATCCCGGGCGGCCTCGCCGGGCCGGGAGCCTATCGACCGACAGGAGAGCAGGGATGGCAGGCAGGTGGGACTGGCTGGGGGTGATTCGCGGGCGTTTCCTGGTCCTGGCGCTGACCTGCGTGGCCCTCGGCATCGCCGTGGCGCTGCAGTCGCGCATGCTGGATGGCGCCTTCGTGGTCGACGCCCTGCTGGTGCTGCTCGGCGCCCTGGCCGCCCATGCCGCGGTCAACGCCCTCAACGAGTACGGCGACTACCGCAGCGGCCTCGACCTGCGCACCGAACGCACCCCGTTCAGCGGCGGCAGCGGCACCCTGGTCGCCGCTCCGCAGCACCTGGGCCGGGCGCTGGGCCTCGGCCTCGGCGGCGTGGCGCTGAGCGCCGCCATCGGCCTGTACTTCCTGCTGCGCCAGCCGGCGCTGCTCTGGCAGCTGGCGCCGCTCGGCGCGGTGGGCCTGGCGCTGGTGCTCGCCTACACCCCCTGGCTGACCCGCCGGCCCTGGCTGTGCCTGCTGGCGCCGGGCCTGGGCTTCGGCCCGCTGATGGTGCTCGGCACCCAGAGTGTCCTCGCCGGACAGCTCGGCACGAGCGCCGCGCTGCTCGCGCTGGTGCCGTTCTGCCTGTGCAACAACCTGCTGCTGCTCAACCAGTTCCCCGACATCGACGCCGACCGCAGCGTCGGCCGCCTGACCCTGCCGATGCTGCTCGGTCGCCAGCGCGCGGTGAACGTGCTCGGCGCGCAGTGGCTGCTGGCCTTCGCCGGCCTGCTGGGCTGTGTGCTGGCCGGATGGGTGCCGGCCGGCGCCGCCCTCGGTCTGCTCGGCGCCGTGCCGGCGCTGCGCGCCTGGCGATTGCTGCGCCGCGATGCCGAGTCCCCGGACAGCCTGCTGCCGGCGATGGGGCTGAACGTGGCGGTCAGCGTGGCGACGCCGCTGCTGATGGCGGTGGGGATGCTGGTCTTCTGACCCGCCTCAGCCGCGCGCCGCACTCACCCCCTCGAGGGTGGCGAACGAGGTGTCCTTGGCGGTGAGCAAAAAATCGCGCATGAACGGCGCATCCAGCATGTCGGCGCGAATGCCGGCGTAGAGGGTGGCGTACAGGCCCTTTTCGCCGAGCTTCTTCGCCGTCACGTAGCCGCGCGAGCTGTACTCGTGCAGCGCCCAGTTGGGCAGGCAGCACACGCCGCGGCCGCTGGCCACCAGCTGCAGCATCATCACCGTCAGCTCGGCGGTGCGCACCCCGGCTGGCTCGACGTCGGCCGGGTCGAGGAAGCGGGTGAAGATGTCCAGGCGGTCGCGTTCGACCGGGTAGTGGATCAGCGTCTCGCCAGACAGGTCTTCCGCGGTGACATACGGCTTGCCGGCCAGCGGGTGCTGGTTGGCCACCGCCAGCTGCGCCTCGTAGGTGAACAGCGGCACGTAGGTGATGCCGGCCAGCTCCACCGGATCGGAGGTGACCACCAGGTCCAGATCGCCGCGCGCCAGCGCCGGCAGCGGGGCGAAGGAGAAGCCCGAAGCGAGGTCGAGCTCCACCTCGGGCCAGGCGTCGCGGAACTGGTCGATGGTCGGCATCAGCCACTGGAAGCAGCTGTGGCACTCGATGGCCATGTGCAGCCGACCCGCGGTGCCGCCGGCGAGACGCGCCAGGTCGCGCTCGGCGCTGCGCAGCTGCGGCAGCACCGCGTCGGCCAGCTGCAGCAGGCGCAGGCCGGCG
This genomic window contains:
- a CDS encoding transglycosylase domain-containing protein — translated: MGAPEQSSSAVAEVADAVASPQRYRAPAASRRRIWRVRAGFSVLLLAAAVGIGWLAAREARTSEWQARLLGDWSARLKYQVEPGPSDAIRFPSQGPFDQRLGYVGLPEFIRRLSAQGFVVERQARFSPALLDYTDRGLYPPYREKTHAGLDITDCRGQPMFGFRHPQRHYDRFRDIPPLAVASLLFIENRHLLDTDQPQQNPAVDWPRFAMAAWTQLASRLHADTDSAGGSTLATQIEKFRHSPEGRTPNAPEKLRQMLSASIRAYRDGSSTLPLRRQIVHDYINSVPLSAAAGYGEVHGLGDGLWVWFGADFAQANRALAGGEDVTLAEQGLALRQVLALMIAQRRPSWYLTDGRAELAELTDSHLRVLAGAGVITPALRDAALGQQLSFRNPATDPALPPVASDKGINAIRTRLVRSLGLPLYDLDRLDLSVDATLNQPLQQAVSDYLEKLADPAVAEQVGLFGERLLSPELTADVRYSFTLFERGANGNRVRVQTDTTGQPFDINEGSKLELGSTAKLRVLATYLEMVAELHQKNSGKTPAELRRLYQEANERDNLSLWALDWLRANPQASLTQMLDAALDRKYSASPGETFFTGGGAHVFSNFRREDNGRMATVRESLRESLNLPFVRILRDVVRYSTYQMPNSVQMLTDDQYPPRQEYLTRFADKEGTVFLLRFWRKYRDKAPQEMFDTLIEGLSLYPSRLAAIHRYLYPDASLEEFRQVMKTHLGKQMPPPKKLEEQYYRYGPDAFNLPDQGYIARVHPLELWLISYRMQNPQAKFDEVVAASRDERQEVYGWLFKSRHRSARDSRMRTMIEVEAFTDLHQRWARLGFPFDHMVPSLASALGSSGDRPAALAELMGIIQNDGMRLPTVRIDNLDFAIATPYETRLERQQTSGERVMRPEVAAALRSALADVVENGTARRLKGVLQQQDGQPMVVGGKTGTGDNRIETVTRSGWVTSSTARNRTATFVFFLGPRHFGTLTAYVAGEKSARFRFTSALPVQALKGMLPLLQPYLLAEATACHAPEREASVEPRLHALQNHR
- a CDS encoding prenyltransferase produces the protein MAGRWDWLGVIRGRFLVLALTCVALGIAVALQSRMLDGAFVVDALLVLLGALAAHAAVNALNEYGDYRSGLDLRTERTPFSGGSGTLVAAPQHLGRALGLGLGGVALSAAIGLYFLLRQPALLWQLAPLGAVGLALVLAYTPWLTRRPWLCLLAPGLGFGPLMVLGTQSVLAGQLGTSAALLALVPFCLCNNLLLLNQFPDIDADRSVGRLTLPMLLGRQRAVNVLGAQWLLAFAGLLGCVLAGWVPAGAALGLLGAVPALRAWRLLRRDAESPDSLLPAMGLNVAVSVATPLLMAVGMLVF
- a CDS encoding gamma-glutamyltransferase family protein, which gives rise to MIPSLPGLRRALGLSLGLLVAACTHQPSPEPLPRPSQPEAASGWQAKPGWQLQRQAVAAANPLAAEAGRQILAAGGSALDAAIAVQMVLGLVEPQSSGLGGGAFLLHWDGQRLDAWDGRETAPQAADEALFLTAGGRPMAFMEAVVGGRAVGVPGVLKMLEAAHRAHGRLPWATLFAPAIELAEQGFAVSPRLHQLLAADAHLRRDPAAAAFYYRADGSPLPVGHVLRNPALAAVLRDIARDGSAAFYQGAVARDIVRRVRQHPGNPGRLQLADLQAYRPLRREALCQLWLAQYRVCGFPPPSSGLITQMQILGLLEQLPKPVPPLEDGRPSAEFLHRYSEAAKLAFADRAQYLADPAFVQPPAGDWRSLLAPAYLKQRASLIGERSMASASHGVPGGAPLAWAPQADQEEYGTSHISIVDARGNALAMTSSIEQAFGARLLSDGGSGLPGGFLLNNQLTDFALAPRDGEGRPVANRVEPGKRPRSSMSPTLVFDAKGGRLLASLGAPGGAGIIHFNAKTLLGLYQWRLDAQRAIDLPNFTNFNGPTVLEAGRFPPATLDALRARGHQVSEGELPSGLQAIQRNARGWFGGADPRREGVVLGE
- the metR gene encoding transcriptional regulator MetR, whose product is MIELRHLKTLHALRESDSLVEAAERLHLTQSALSHQFKELEERLGLPLFVRKTKPVRFTSAGLRLLQLADAVLPQLRSAERDLARLAGGTAGRLHMAIECHSCFQWLMPTIDQFRDAWPEVELDLASGFSFAPLPALARGDLDLVVTSDPVELAGITYVPLFTYEAQLAVANQHPLAGKPYVTAEDLSGETLIHYPVERDRLDIFTRFLDPADVEPAGVRTAELTVMMLQLVASGRGVCCLPNWALHEYSSRGYVTAKKLGEKGLYATLYAGIRADMLDAPFMRDFLLTAKDTSFATLEGVSAARG
- a CDS encoding sensor domain-containing diguanylate cyclase translates to MSVAPLFRVDLRRLILLLAILSALVTLTNSLYASYRVQRQMLIDNTLESNHAYAAKLAGSVGDFLDSAQQQLAYSAELLATRYDDAAYLDAEAQRLRLQTDSFNSVAFVDATGRVLATSPDTLQILGRQLDTPGAVEALRERRPLVSAPYLSLRGNLLVFISHPVRDPAGRYLGYIGGTIYLKQTSILNRLIGEHYHRDGSYLYVVDANRRLLYHPQPERVGTQVGDNPVIDAVIAGGEGNMRVYNSQGIDVLAGYAGVPQAGWGIVAQRPTAATLAGLDGLMLGVLRNILPLALLTALCIWWFARLISRPLWQLADSARDMDRPGTAARIEGVRSWYFESSELKRAMLVGIGLLHGTIGRLRRDVQTDPLTGLHNRRGLELAVALWRGEQRPFAVVALDIDHFKRVNDNHGHDVGDRVLQELARLMGESSRESDVLCRVGGEEFLMLLPNASVEVATQVAERLRALVEQTLIEPVGRITISLGVAHWPQDGSGIDQVLKCADEMLYRAKQQGRNRVETAGARQSSTTQA